In a genomic window of Deltaproteobacteria bacterium:
- a CDS encoding CoA activase, which produces MGTRFLGCDIGAETIKVVELTRTAEGLTRTRQELVEHGKEPARALIGLLEGLGWTEVDSAAVSGRFARLVRLPRVPIKQAQARGVEHLRGARPTTVVSIGAHGFSVLERRESGTEVFRENSRCSQGTGNFLRQLVARFDLSIEAASALCEEVADPAPLSGRCPVILKTDMTHLANKGESQARILAGLYDAVCENVQVLIKPRLSPPEVMLAGGVTRSRRVRERFSEFLVRHNMQLLDGHDEDAIYLEALGAALIAAEHEVAPPSLETLLAPPEEVHLDRVPSLRESLDQVERMPRPPVVTDAESGRPLVLGFDIGSTGSKVVAVDATSRAVAWEGYINTNGNPVSAAQTLMRKFVESDAARRPVIAVAATGSGREIVGSLLSTCYGCESVYVLNEIAAHAEGALHFDARVDTIFEIGGQDAKYIRLSDGRVVDAAMNEACSAGTGSFIEEQGRKFAGVKDVVQLGQEALSSCSGVSLGQHCSVFMAEIIDEAVASGVESSAIIAGTYDSVVQNYLNRVKGSRSVGQVIFCQGMPFSADALAAAVVRQTGSKVIVPPNPGTVGALGIALLALKHLPLAEATPIQPARFLEARLTGKDTFVCKSKKGCGGTGNRCRIDRLTTLVDGERQRFTWGGACSLWDKGTGKRKLPDGAPDPFREREELRDEIVARLSVPRGGKRVAISDAFQLKGLLPFFARYLAELGFDLMIETNADHATLKRGIEQANIPFCAPMQQFHGMVTELAERKPDLLLLPMMRTLPRVGDEPNAVVCPIVQGSPDMLKWDLGRASDVPVVSPVIDFGPGNLESKAFIESCHKMAAELGVVGTRWWRAYEAALLEQNTFDMRCKELGARALAFCREHELTAVVVLGRPYTLYNTVLNSNVPAILREQGSVPIPVDCYGVTVEAPVFHDVFWGHGQRNLRAAHQIRHTPGVYSLWCSNYSCGPDSFNLHFYAYLMQGKPFSVIETDGHSGDAGTKTRVEAFLHCVREDLSRARAAGAPTTVAQLPRASALKSIEHAKATLPEIRARGERVLVPRMGAGAEGLAACLRGIGVAAEALPQPDRETVRIGRRHTSGKECVPMTITLGSLLQRIEPEKETNEKFAFFMPTACGPCRFGVYNVLHKIVLERLGWQDRVRVWSPVDSDYFEGVPAGFAALVFTGFASMDMLLDALYDVRPVERRPGAAQEIYERYKALLLERLEQAGRGDLSVPAVLLQVGSGRIFGCADLLRSAAVEFARVKSAQLRPSVMMVGEIYVRCDPFANDFMVEQLEQRGIRVRFAPFTEWLEYSDHLARVKGLKAGFGAQLSSFVQRRILNRAYALMAAPLAWPERLTVKDTIEAASPYLRDDLFGEAVLTVGGPVHEWRAGLIDGVVSVGPLECMPNKISEAQFFHVAEEEGLLSLTLPLNGDPIDPVIVDNFAFEVQSRFRKRQEAARRAGAWAPGRALTDAV; this is translated from the coding sequence ATGGGCACACGGTTTCTGGGCTGTGACATCGGGGCCGAGACGATCAAGGTGGTGGAGCTGACGCGCACCGCCGAGGGTCTGACGCGCACCCGCCAGGAGCTCGTCGAGCACGGCAAGGAACCGGCCCGCGCCCTCATCGGGCTCCTCGAAGGCCTCGGGTGGACCGAGGTGGACAGCGCCGCCGTCAGCGGACGGTTCGCGCGCCTCGTACGGCTGCCGCGCGTGCCGATCAAGCAGGCGCAGGCCCGGGGCGTCGAGCACCTGCGGGGAGCGCGTCCGACGACGGTGGTCTCGATCGGGGCCCACGGCTTCTCGGTCCTCGAGCGCCGCGAGAGCGGCACCGAGGTCTTCCGCGAGAACTCCCGCTGCTCGCAGGGCACCGGCAACTTCCTGCGCCAGCTCGTGGCGCGCTTCGACCTCTCCATCGAGGCGGCGAGCGCTCTGTGCGAGGAGGTCGCCGACCCCGCCCCCCTCTCCGGCCGGTGCCCGGTGATCCTCAAGACCGACATGACCCACCTCGCCAACAAGGGCGAGAGCCAGGCCCGCATACTCGCCGGCCTCTACGACGCGGTCTGCGAGAACGTGCAGGTGTTGATCAAGCCGCGCCTCTCGCCCCCCGAGGTCATGCTGGCCGGCGGCGTGACGCGGTCCCGTCGCGTGCGCGAGCGCTTCTCGGAGTTCCTCGTCCGCCACAACATGCAGCTCCTCGATGGTCACGACGAAGACGCGATCTACCTCGAGGCCCTCGGCGCCGCGCTCATCGCCGCCGAGCACGAGGTGGCCCCCCCCTCGCTCGAGACCCTGCTCGCCCCCCCCGAGGAGGTGCACCTCGACCGCGTCCCCTCGCTCCGCGAGTCGCTGGACCAGGTGGAGCGCATGCCCCGGCCCCCCGTCGTGACCGACGCGGAGAGCGGCCGGCCGCTCGTCCTCGGCTTCGACATCGGCTCGACCGGCTCCAAGGTCGTGGCCGTGGACGCGACGAGCCGCGCGGTGGCCTGGGAGGGCTACATCAACACCAACGGCAACCCGGTCAGCGCGGCGCAGACGCTGATGCGCAAGTTCGTCGAGAGCGACGCGGCGAGGCGGCCCGTGATCGCCGTGGCCGCCACCGGAAGTGGCCGCGAGATCGTCGGCTCGCTCCTCTCCACCTGCTACGGCTGCGAGTCGGTCTACGTGCTGAATGAGATCGCCGCCCACGCGGAAGGGGCGCTGCACTTCGACGCACGGGTGGACACGATCTTCGAGATCGGCGGGCAGGACGCGAAGTACATCCGGCTCAGCGACGGGCGCGTGGTCGACGCCGCGATGAACGAGGCCTGCAGCGCCGGCACGGGCTCCTTCATCGAGGAGCAGGGGCGCAAGTTCGCCGGCGTGAAGGACGTGGTCCAGCTCGGGCAGGAGGCCCTCTCGTCGTGCTCGGGGGTCTCGCTCGGGCAGCACTGCTCCGTCTTCATGGCCGAGATCATCGACGAGGCGGTCGCGTCGGGCGTCGAGAGCTCGGCGATCATCGCGGGGACCTACGACTCCGTGGTGCAGAACTACCTGAACCGGGTGAAGGGGAGCCGCTCCGTCGGGCAGGTGATCTTCTGCCAGGGGATGCCCTTCTCGGCGGACGCCCTCGCCGCCGCGGTCGTGCGGCAGACGGGGAGCAAGGTCATCGTCCCGCCGAACCCCGGAACCGTCGGCGCGCTCGGCATCGCGCTCCTCGCGCTCAAGCACCTGCCCCTCGCCGAGGCGACCCCCATCCAGCCGGCGCGCTTCCTCGAGGCGCGGCTCACGGGGAAGGACACCTTCGTCTGCAAGTCGAAGAAGGGCTGCGGCGGGACCGGCAATCGCTGCCGTATCGACCGCCTCACCACCCTGGTGGACGGCGAGCGCCAGCGCTTCACCTGGGGCGGGGCCTGCTCCCTGTGGGACAAGGGGACCGGCAAGCGCAAGCTCCCCGACGGTGCGCCCGACCCCTTCCGCGAGCGCGAGGAGCTGCGCGACGAGATCGTGGCGCGGCTGAGCGTGCCGCGCGGCGGAAAGCGCGTGGCGATCTCCGACGCCTTCCAGCTCAAGGGGCTGCTCCCCTTCTTCGCGCGCTACCTGGCCGAGCTGGGCTTCGACCTGATGATCGAGACCAACGCCGATCACGCGACGCTCAAGCGCGGCATCGAGCAGGCCAACATCCCCTTCTGCGCACCGATGCAGCAGTTCCACGGCATGGTCACCGAGCTGGCCGAGCGCAAGCCCGACCTGCTCCTGCTACCGATGATGCGCACTCTGCCGCGCGTCGGTGACGAACCGAACGCGGTGGTCTGCCCCATCGTGCAGGGGAGCCCGGACATGCTGAAGTGGGACCTCGGGCGCGCCAGCGACGTCCCCGTGGTCTCGCCGGTGATCGACTTCGGTCCGGGGAACCTGGAGTCCAAGGCCTTCATCGAGAGCTGCCACAAGATGGCCGCGGAGCTCGGCGTGGTCGGCACGAGGTGGTGGCGCGCCTACGAGGCCGCGCTCCTCGAGCAGAACACCTTCGACATGCGTTGCAAGGAGCTCGGCGCGCGCGCCCTCGCCTTCTGCCGCGAACACGAGCTGACCGCCGTGGTGGTGCTCGGACGCCCCTACACGCTCTACAACACCGTGCTGAACTCGAACGTGCCGGCGATCTTGCGCGAGCAGGGGTCGGTCCCCATCCCGGTGGACTGCTACGGCGTGACCGTCGAGGCGCCGGTCTTCCACGACGTCTTCTGGGGGCACGGGCAGCGCAACCTCCGCGCGGCGCACCAGATCCGGCACACTCCGGGGGTCTACAGCCTCTGGTGCAGCAACTACAGCTGCGGCCCCGACAGCTTCAACCTGCACTTCTACGCCTATCTGATGCAGGGCAAGCCCTTCTCGGTGATCGAGACCGACGGGCATTCGGGCGACGCGGGGACCAAGACGCGCGTCGAGGCCTTCCTGCACTGCGTGCGCGAAGACCTCTCCCGCGCCCGCGCTGCTGGCGCGCCGACGACGGTGGCGCAGCTTCCCCGCGCGAGCGCGCTCAAGTCCATCGAGCACGCCAAGGCCACCCTCCCCGAGATCCGGGCGCGAGGAGAGCGCGTGCTCGTGCCGCGCATGGGAGCCGGAGCCGAGGGGCTCGCCGCGTGCCTGCGCGGGATCGGCGTGGCCGCCGAGGCCCTGCCCCAGCCCGATCGCGAGACGGTGCGCATCGGACGACGCCACACCTCCGGCAAGGAGTGCGTCCCGATGACCATCACGCTCGGGAGCCTCCTGCAGCGCATCGAGCCCGAGAAGGAGACGAACGAGAAGTTCGCCTTCTTCATGCCCACGGCCTGCGGCCCCTGCCGCTTCGGCGTCTACAACGTGCTGCACAAGATCGTGCTCGAGCGCCTCGGCTGGCAGGACCGCGTGCGCGTCTGGTCCCCGGTGGATAGCGACTACTTCGAGGGGGTCCCGGCCGGGTTCGCGGCGCTGGTCTTCACGGGCTTCGCGTCGATGGACATGCTCCTCGACGCGCTCTACGACGTGCGCCCCGTGGAGCGCCGCCCCGGGGCCGCGCAGGAGATCTACGAGCGCTACAAGGCGCTGCTCCTCGAGCGACTCGAGCAGGCGGGGCGCGGCGACCTGTCGGTCCCGGCCGTGCTGCTGCAGGTTGGCAGCGGCCGCATCTTCGGCTGCGCGGACCTCCTGAGGAGCGCCGCCGTGGAGTTCGCGCGCGTGAAGTCGGCCCAGCTCCGCCCGTCGGTGATGATGGTGGGCGAGATCTACGTGCGCTGCGATCCCTTCGCCAACGACTTCATGGTGGAGCAGCTCGAACAGCGCGGCATCCGGGTGCGCTTCGCCCCCTTCACCGAGTGGCTCGAATACTCGGATCATCTGGCCCGCGTGAAGGGGCTCAAGGCCGGCTTCGGCGCCCAGCTCTCGAGCTTCGTGCAACGGCGCATCCTGAACCGCGCCTACGCCCTGATGGCGGCGCCCCTCGCCTGGCCCGAGCGGCTCACCGTGAAGGACACCATCGAGGCGGCCTCGCCGTACCTGCGCGACGATCTCTTCGGCGAGGCGGTGCTCACCGTCGGGGGTCCGGTGCACGAGTGGCGCGCCGGACTCATCGACGGGGTGGTCAGCGTGGGGCCGCTCGAGTGCATGCCGAACAAGATCTCCGAGGCGCAGTTCTTCCACGTGGCCGAGGAGGAGGGGCTGCTCTCCCTCACGCTGCCTCTGAACGGCGACCCCATCGACCCCGTGATCGTGGACAACTTCGCCTTCGAGGTGCAGTCCCGTTTCCGCAAGCGCCAGGAAGCAGCGCGACGAGCGGGGGCCTGGGCTCCGGGTCGCGCGCTCACCGACGCCGTCTAG
- the clpS gene encoding ATP-dependent Clp protease adapter ClpS, producing the protein MSKPRTGSDRREEEGLGLKERPKTKKPSLYKVLLHNDDYTTMEFVVYVLTEIFNKDQTEATQIMLHVHHKGVGVCGVYTYDVAESKVQKTIDLAREHGHPLMCTMEAA; encoded by the coding sequence ATGAGCAAGCCGCGTACGGGAAGCGATCGTCGGGAGGAGGAGGGCCTCGGGCTGAAGGAGCGCCCGAAGACCAAGAAGCCGAGCCTCTACAAGGTGCTCCTGCACAACGACGACTACACCACGATGGAGTTCGTCGTGTACGTGCTCACGGAAATCTTCAACAAGGACCAGACCGAGGCCACGCAGATCATGCTTCACGTTCACCACAAAGGCGTCGGCGTGTGCGGTGTGTATACTTACGACGTCGCCGAATCCAAAGTGCAGAAGACCATCGACCTGGCGCGCGAGCACGGCCATCCGCTGATGTGCACCATGGAAGCGGCGTAA
- the clpA gene encoding ATP-dependent Clp protease ATP-binding subunit ClpA — protein MKLSQDLQISLSVALNEAANRGHEFVTLEHLLFALVHDQETAAVIRQCGGNVGRLKKKLDAFLNDQLESVPETKRRAPRPSLAFQRALSRAAAHVEGAGKEEVSGANVLVAIFAEQECWAAHFLNEEGVTRLDVVTFISHGVSKLEDDEGTLAPAGADEDEDEEGEGNARGKEGPLEAYATNLNELAAAGRIDPLIGREREIKRTLHILARRRKNNPLFVGDSGVGKTAIVEGLALKIHRGEVPEMLKAAVIYNLDMGALLAGTRYRGDFENRMKAVLKALAKQPDAILFIDELHTVIGAGSASGSTLDASNLLKPALTSGTLRCIGSTTYEEFKQHLERDRALMRRFQRIEVNEPSIEETVQILEGLRTKYEAHHGVRYTKEALRTAAELSSRYLQEKKLPDKAIDLLDEAGAAARLAAQKDTRITSREVESVLATMAQIPPRRVSRDDRERLQALDAELKQVVFGQDYAIDQLVGAIKMSRAGLGTPDRPVGSYLLTGPTGVGKTEVAKQLAATLSLEFMRFDMSEYMERHTVSRLIGAPPGYVGFDQGGLLTDAVRRTPHAVLLLDEIEKAHPDVFNLLLQVMDHGTLTDNNGKKADFRHVILLMTSNVGSRELEKRRVGFGEAGGDAGQADEEYRRLFSPEFRNRLDARIRFNALSPVVMGQIVDKFIAQLGKQLGERKVSIELSEAARAELADKGFDPKFGARPLARVIQEQVKRPLSEDLLFGRLAKGGLVRVDFVEGKMTFEVAGTPMAPVGGDAPLEQETAPEEEELYEDVAPPTAAGPSA, from the coding sequence ATGAAGCTCAGCCAGGACCTGCAGATCTCGCTCAGCGTGGCGCTCAACGAGGCGGCCAACCGCGGGCACGAGTTCGTCACGCTCGAACACCTCCTCTTCGCACTGGTCCACGACCAGGAGACCGCGGCGGTGATCCGCCAGTGCGGTGGCAACGTGGGGCGGCTGAAGAAGAAGCTGGACGCCTTTCTGAACGACCAGCTCGAGAGCGTGCCGGAGACGAAGCGGCGGGCACCGCGCCCGAGCCTCGCCTTCCAGCGGGCGCTGTCGCGGGCCGCGGCGCACGTCGAGGGGGCGGGGAAGGAGGAGGTCTCGGGGGCCAACGTGCTCGTCGCGATCTTCGCCGAGCAGGAGTGCTGGGCGGCGCACTTCCTCAACGAGGAGGGGGTCACGCGGCTGGACGTGGTGACCTTCATCTCGCACGGCGTCTCGAAGCTCGAGGACGACGAGGGCACGCTCGCCCCCGCGGGAGCGGACGAGGACGAGGACGAGGAGGGGGAAGGAAACGCGCGCGGCAAGGAGGGGCCGCTCGAGGCCTACGCGACGAACCTGAACGAGCTCGCGGCGGCGGGGCGCATCGACCCGCTCATCGGGCGCGAGCGCGAGATCAAGCGCACGCTCCACATCCTGGCGCGGCGGCGGAAGAACAACCCGCTCTTCGTCGGGGACTCGGGGGTGGGCAAGACCGCGATCGTCGAGGGGCTGGCCCTGAAGATCCACCGGGGCGAGGTCCCCGAGATGCTCAAGGCCGCGGTGATCTACAACCTGGACATGGGGGCGCTCCTCGCGGGGACGCGCTACCGCGGCGACTTCGAGAACCGCATGAAGGCGGTCCTCAAGGCGCTCGCCAAGCAGCCCGACGCGATCCTTTTCATCGACGAGCTGCACACGGTGATCGGGGCCGGTTCCGCGAGCGGCAGCACGCTGGATGCGTCGAACCTGCTCAAGCCGGCGCTCACGAGCGGGACCTTGCGCTGCATCGGCTCCACGACCTACGAGGAGTTCAAGCAGCACCTCGAGCGGGACCGCGCGCTGATGCGGCGGTTCCAGCGTATCGAGGTGAACGAGCCGTCGATCGAGGAGACGGTGCAGATCCTCGAGGGGCTCCGGACCAAGTACGAGGCCCACCACGGGGTGCGCTACACCAAGGAGGCCCTGCGCACCGCGGCCGAGCTGTCGAGTCGTTACCTGCAGGAGAAGAAGCTCCCCGACAAGGCCATCGACCTGCTCGATGAGGCCGGGGCGGCCGCGCGGCTCGCGGCGCAGAAGGACACGCGCATCACCTCGCGCGAGGTGGAGTCCGTTCTCGCTACCATGGCGCAGATCCCGCCGCGGCGGGTCTCGCGCGACGACCGCGAGCGGCTCCAGGCGCTCGACGCCGAGCTCAAGCAGGTGGTCTTCGGCCAGGACTACGCGATCGACCAGCTGGTCGGCGCGATCAAGATGTCGCGCGCCGGACTCGGGACTCCCGACCGTCCGGTGGGTAGCTATCTGCTCACGGGTCCCACGGGGGTGGGCAAGACCGAGGTGGCGAAGCAGCTCGCGGCCACGCTGTCGCTCGAGTTCATGCGCTTCGACATGAGCGAGTACATGGAGCGCCACACCGTCTCGCGGCTCATCGGCGCGCCTCCGGGGTACGTGGGCTTCGACCAGGGGGGGCTGCTCACCGACGCGGTCCGGAGGACGCCGCACGCGGTGCTGCTCCTCGACGAGATCGAGAAGGCGCACCCCGACGTCTTCAACCTGCTCTTGCAGGTGATGGACCACGGCACGCTCACCGACAACAACGGCAAGAAGGCGGATTTCCGCCACGTGATCCTGCTCATGACGAGCAACGTGGGGAGCCGGGAGCTGGAGAAGCGGCGCGTCGGCTTCGGCGAGGCGGGAGGCGATGCGGGGCAGGCCGACGAGGAGTACCGGCGCCTCTTCAGCCCCGAGTTCCGCAACCGGCTGGACGCGCGCATTCGCTTCAACGCCCTGAGCCCGGTGGTGATGGGGCAGATCGTGGACAAGTTCATCGCGCAGCTCGGCAAGCAGCTCGGCGAGCGCAAGGTGAGCATCGAGCTCTCGGAGGCGGCGCGCGCGGAGCTGGCCGACAAGGGCTTCGATCCGAAGTTCGGCGCGAGGCCGCTGGCGCGCGTGATCCAGGAGCAGGTCAAGCGCCCGCTCAGCGAGGACCTGCTCTTCGGCCGGCTGGCGAAGGGGGGCCTCGTACGGGTGGACTTCGTCGAGGGGAAGATGACCTTCGAGGTAGCGGGGACTCCGATGGCCCCCGTGGGCGGCGACGCGCCGCTCGAGCAGGAGACGGCCCCCGAGGAGGAAGAGCTCTACGAGGACGTGGCGCCCCCGACCGCGGCGGGTCCTAGCGCGTAA
- a CDS encoding class I SAM-dependent methyltransferase: MPSRRAKEGRNRTRSDRRRGQSIFVQSRAGAPNRVIFPPRLPCAAAPLDVAAGNGNASLAAARRFAEVTSTDYVPALLEQGRHRAEANRLPITFRSADAENLPFADATFDVALSTFGVMFAPNQERAASELLRVVKPGGRLGLANWTPEGFLGELFKVVAAFVPPPAGVRSPLAWGTEARLAELFGSHAREIRAERKTYAFRYRSAAHWVEVFRAYYGPTLKAFAALDEGRQADFQGALMELLARQNRHRGEALVIPGEYLEVVVTR, from the coding sequence ATCCCGAGTCGGCGGGCGAAGGAAGGGAGGAACCGGACCCGGAGCGATAGGCGCCGCGGACAGAGTATCTTCGTCCAGTCGCGTGCCGGCGCGCCGAACCGTGTCATCTTTCCGCCGCGGCTCCCTTGCGCGGCTGCGCCTCTCGACGTCGCCGCGGGCAACGGCAACGCGTCCCTCGCGGCCGCGCGGCGCTTCGCCGAGGTCACGTCCACGGATTACGTCCCCGCGCTCCTCGAACAGGGGCGGCACCGGGCCGAGGCGAATCGGCTGCCCATCACGTTTCGGTCGGCCGACGCCGAGAACCTCCCGTTCGCTGACGCCACCTTCGACGTGGCCCTCTCCACCTTCGGCGTGATGTTCGCGCCGAACCAGGAGCGCGCCGCGTCGGAGCTGCTGCGCGTGGTGAAGCCGGGTGGGCGCCTCGGCCTGGCCAATTGGACCCCCGAGGGCTTTCTCGGCGAGCTCTTCAAGGTGGTCGCCGCCTTCGTCCCGCCGCCCGCTGGCGTGCGGTCGCCACTCGCCTGGGGCACCGAAGCGCGACTGGCGGAGCTCTTCGGCTCCCACGCCCGGGAGATCCGCGCCGAGCGCAAGACCTACGCCTTCCGCTACCGGTCGGCCGCTCACTGGGTCGAGGTGTTCCGGGCCTACTACGGACCGACCCTCAAGGCGTTCGCGGCGCTCGACGAGGGGCGCCAAGCCGACTTCCAGGGCGCGCTCATGGAGCTGCTGGCCCGGCAGAATCGTCACCGCGGCGAGGCGCTCGTCATCCCCGGCGAGTACCTGGAGGTGGTGGTTACGCGCTAG
- a CDS encoding GNAT family N-acetyltransferase has product MRIEVVHSFAEIPAADWDALVDPEDPFLEHAFLLALEESRSVTPQTGWLTCPVIVRRGRELVGAIPLYLKAHSLGEFVFDWTWARAAEQAGIPYYPKLVAAVPFTPVPGRRLLVRPGEPEAEVLHALAQGLRRAADLLGAHSIHVLFQSAAEQRHLATVHGYLPRRTHQFLWENRGYESFEGFLAAFRAPARKAARKERRAAAGSGLVLRARRGPELGDAEWSALYAFYESTFERHGHAPYLTPLFFERVRATLAERVVAPFAYDGDEPVAGAFCLQRGQSLYGRYWGASRHEPFLHFELCYYLPIEECIARGWQRYDAGAQGIHKLKRGLLPRPIYSAHWLPHPGLAEAVARYLAREDALVAEELEELARQGPYRRDHPESAGEGREEPDPER; this is encoded by the coding sequence GTGCGCATCGAGGTCGTCCACAGCTTCGCCGAGATCCCCGCCGCCGACTGGGACGCTCTGGTCGATCCCGAGGACCCCTTCCTCGAGCACGCCTTCCTGCTCGCGCTCGAGGAGAGCCGCTCGGTCACGCCGCAGACCGGGTGGCTCACCTGCCCCGTGATCGTCCGCCGCGGGCGCGAGCTCGTCGGCGCGATCCCGCTCTACCTCAAGGCCCACAGCCTCGGCGAGTTCGTCTTCGATTGGACCTGGGCGCGTGCCGCCGAGCAGGCCGGGATCCCGTACTACCCGAAGCTCGTGGCCGCCGTCCCCTTCACCCCCGTGCCCGGTCGTCGCCTGCTCGTCCGCCCCGGCGAGCCCGAAGCCGAGGTGCTGCACGCGCTGGCGCAGGGCCTGCGACGCGCCGCCGACCTGCTCGGCGCCCACTCGATCCACGTGCTCTTCCAGAGCGCCGCCGAGCAGCGCCACCTGGCCACCGTGCACGGCTACCTGCCCCGCCGCACGCATCAGTTCCTCTGGGAGAATCGCGGCTACGAGAGCTTCGAAGGCTTCCTCGCGGCCTTCCGCGCCCCAGCGCGCAAGGCCGCGCGCAAGGAGCGGCGCGCCGCGGCCGGCAGCGGACTCGTCCTCCGCGCGAGGCGCGGTCCGGAGCTCGGCGATGCCGAATGGTCGGCGCTCTACGCCTTCTACGAGAGCACCTTCGAACGCCACGGCCACGCCCCCTACCTCACCCCGCTCTTCTTCGAACGCGTGCGCGCCACCCTCGCCGAGCGCGTGGTCGCCCCCTTCGCCTACGACGGGGACGAGCCGGTGGCCGGCGCCTTCTGCCTCCAGCGCGGCCAGAGCCTCTACGGACGCTACTGGGGTGCGAGCCGCCACGAGCCCTTCCTGCACTTCGAGCTCTGCTACTACCTACCGATCGAGGAGTGCATCGCGCGCGGCTGGCAGCGCTACGACGCCGGCGCGCAGGGGATCCACAAACTCAAGCGGGGTCTCTTGCCGCGCCCGATCTACAGCGCGCACTGGCTGCCGCACCCGGGGCTAGCCGAAGCAGTGGCGCGCTACCTGGCGCGCGAAGACGCGCTCGTCGCCGAGGAGCTCGAGGAGCTCGCGCGCCAAGGTCCCTACCGGCGGGACCATCCCGAGTCGGCGGGCGAAGGAAGGGAGGAACCGGACCCGGAGCGATAG
- a CDS encoding MBL fold metallo-hydrolase, with protein sequence MKVHHLSCASLCPVGGRLVTGRKGPAEMTCHCLLIESDAGLVLVDTGIGSAAAADPVGQLSGLFVKVVRPRLEPAETAVAQLAALGFSAREVRHVIPTHLDLDHAGGLPDFPGATVHVFEPEYQAAMARDTTTRKRRYQPAQWAHEPRWVRYEPRGEPWFGFETVRALEGLPPEILLVPLPGHSTGLCGVAVQAPDGWLLHAGDAYFHHAELEPEGKCPVALRLFQRLTAEDNRARVHNQTRLRALAAEQGAAVRIFSAHDPVELSRLRAQTR encoded by the coding sequence TTGAAGGTCCATCACCTGAGCTGCGCCTCCCTCTGCCCCGTCGGCGGACGCCTCGTGACGGGGCGCAAGGGACCAGCCGAGATGACCTGCCACTGCCTGCTCATCGAGAGCGACGCGGGGCTCGTGCTGGTCGACACCGGCATCGGCTCGGCCGCGGCGGCCGACCCCGTCGGGCAGCTAAGCGGTCTCTTCGTGAAGGTCGTTCGACCGCGACTCGAGCCCGCGGAGACGGCCGTCGCGCAGCTCGCGGCGCTCGGCTTCTCGGCCCGCGAGGTGCGCCACGTCATCCCCACGCACCTCGACCTGGATCACGCGGGAGGCCTCCCCGACTTCCCCGGGGCCACGGTCCACGTGTTCGAGCCCGAGTATCAGGCCGCGATGGCGCGCGACACGACCACGCGGAAGCGCCGCTACCAGCCGGCGCAGTGGGCTCACGAGCCGCGCTGGGTGCGCTACGAGCCGCGCGGCGAGCCCTGGTTCGGCTTCGAGACCGTCCGTGCGCTGGAGGGCCTTCCCCCCGAGATCCTGCTCGTGCCCCTACCCGGCCACAGCACCGGCCTTTGCGGGGTGGCCGTCCAGGCGCCGGACGGCTGGCTCCTGCACGCGGGGGATGCATACTTCCACCACGCCGAGCTCGAGCCGGAAGGGAAGTGCCCCGTGGCGCTGCGCCTCTTTCAACGCCTGACCGCCGAGGACAACCGGGCGCGCGTGCACAATCAGACGCGGCTTCGCGCCCTGGCTGCCGAGCAGGGGGCCGCGGTGCGCATCTTCTCGGCGCACGATCCCGTCGAGCTCTCTCGCCTGCGGGCCCAGACGCGCTGA
- a CDS encoding histidine phosphatase family protein has product MHVTLVRHGRAAPELAPLGDAGRVLTVDGRAQVRETGEALARLGASPSEIWSSPLVRAVQTAELLAAATGYTGEIRVQSELLPYGSAGALLDAMRLLSTETELLLAGHEPFMSHLATVLGGERVSGFSTGAAYRYVLPTVEPGAGRLLWRRP; this is encoded by the coding sequence ATGCACGTCACGCTGGTGCGCCACGGAAGAGCCGCGCCCGAGCTCGCGCCGCTCGGAGACGCGGGACGCGTGCTGACGGTGGACGGGCGCGCTCAGGTGCGCGAGACCGGCGAGGCCCTCGCCCGCCTCGGGGCGAGCCCCTCCGAGATCTGGTCGAGTCCCCTCGTGCGCGCGGTGCAGACCGCCGAGCTCCTCGCGGCGGCCACTGGCTACACGGGAGAGATCCGGGTGCAGAGCGAGCTCCTGCCCTACGGCTCGGCGGGGGCCCTGCTCGACGCGATGCGGCTCCTCTCCACCGAGACCGAGCTGCTCCTCGCCGGACACGAGCCCTTCATGAGCCACCTCGCCACCGTGCTCGGCGGCGAGAGGGTCAGCGGCTTCTCCACCGGCGCGGCCTACCGCTACGTGCTGCCGACGGTCGAACCGGGCGCCGGACGGCTGCTCTGGAGACGTCCTTGA
- a CDS encoding molybdenum cofactor guanylyltransferase: protein MERVPIYLLAGGESRRFGSEKARAVRGGVSLLTGLATALEERATRLTAVARTPGQYADLGLRTVADLRPGMGPLGGLEAALLDLRPEEPWLLLCACDVIGVRAGWVEDLVAGCCAGAKAVAFRGARWEPLFALYHRSIAPLVGAQLDEGTLSMWRLLEEARAVALPLPEGWGSLRNANRREDLE, encoded by the coding sequence ATGGAGCGCGTACCGATCTACCTCCTCGCGGGTGGCGAGAGCCGACGCTTCGGCAGCGAGAAGGCGCGGGCCGTCCGGGGCGGCGTGTCGCTCCTCACCGGCCTCGCGACGGCTCTCGAAGAGCGAGCGACGCGCCTCACGGCGGTGGCGCGGACGCCCGGGCAGTACGCGGACCTCGGGCTCCGCACAGTGGCGGACCTGCGACCGGGCATGGGGCCGCTCGGCGGCCTGGAAGCGGCGCTGCTCGACCTGCGGCCCGAGGAGCCGTGGCTGCTGCTCTGCGCCTGCGACGTGATCGGAGTGCGCGCGGGATGGGTCGAGGACCTCGTCGCCGGCTGTTGCGCCGGCGCGAAGGCCGTCGCCTTTCGCGGCGCGCGCTGGGAGCCGCTCTTCGCCCTCTACCATCGCAGCATCGCCCCCCTCGTCGGGGCGCAGCTCGACGAGGGGACGCTCTCCATGTGGCGGCTGCTCGAGGAGGCCCGAGCGGTGGCGTTGCCGCTCCCCGAGGGCTGGGGCAGCCTGCGCAACGCGAACCGCCGCGAAGATCTGGAGTAG